One part of the Accipiter gentilis chromosome 36, bAccGen1.1, whole genome shotgun sequence genome encodes these proteins:
- the TRIM28 gene encoding transcription intermediary factor 1-beta isoform X1, with product MSGLAVESVDGPVGKRPDSLDLLERCGVCRERLRAEREPRLLPCLHSVCRECLRAAPGPAAAAPPPPDGLVIDCPICKHQCHLKDVVENYFLRDREAETPATSQGSSQCCTSCEDNAPATSYCVECSEPLCETCVEAHQRVKYTKDHTVRATGSGKAKEGERAVYCSVHKHEPLVLFCDTCDTLTCRDCQLNAHKDHKYQFLEDAVRNQRKMLATLVKRLGDKHASLQRSTKEVRNFIRQVTDVQKRVQVDVKMAILQIMKELNKRGKVLVSDAQRVTEGQQEKLERQHWAMTKLQRHQEHILRFASWALESDNSTALLLSKKLICFQLHRALKMIVDPVEPQGDMKFQWDLNAWTKSAESFGTIISERSLPPPSLSPQLPAASPRGPSPVAGALQGPLQATVVSKGQYAPSPLLQPPMGPQIGAEEGQGTPDVPQSGGLGMPTLPQFPLGTEGLGCPELSPPHLYPQTAESPEDMAAVTELAANSPPEAAVTGAKRRAHVNPPGEEEEEKFVKKLVIKRSRPAGGPVSTLLRKVPRVSLERLDLDLSGAAQPPVFRVFPGTSAEDFSLIVIERGAQPQLPTPFTVKVEQQEAAIGDTQDTKPVGLLPEHPGVLGPPGASLGLGTAPPGAPTIPGVSCCRVCCQAGAVVMCDLCERCYHLDCHLPALQEVPSPEWRCLLCQGLPPPSEDVANGFEEGLPHKLCPQDQQKCEYVLLELLCHEPCRPLHRLSSSLENHDAIDLTLIRAKLQQKLTPYYRNPQEFAHDVWRMIQQFSQLTEVPGVPRVGFWGAGGGLSSPPPHPSFPPTASSPQDKADVQSILGLQRFFEARLSAAFGDRKFSSALLKPVIPLDEAEGSLPSPAGPLGP from the exons atGTCGGGCCTGGCGGTGGAGTCGGTGGACGGTCCCGTCGGGAAACGACCGGACTCGTTAGATTTGCTGGAGCGTTGCGGTGTCTGCCGGGAGCGGCTGAGGGCCGAGAGAGAACCGCGACTGTTGCCCTGCCTCCACTCCGTTTGCCGGGAGTGCCTGAgggccgcgccgggccccgctgccgccgcccccccaccccccgatgGGCTAG tGATCGACTGCCCCATCTGCAAACACCAATGTCACCTAAAGGATGTCGTGGAGAACTACTTTCTGAGGGACAGAGAGGCTGAGACACCTGCCACCAGCCAGGGGTCGAGTCAG TGTTGCACGAGCTGTGAGGATAACGCGCCGGCCACCAGCTACTGCGTGGAGTGCTCGGAGCCACTCTGTGAGACCTGCGTGGAGGCCCACCAGCGGGTCAAGTACACCAAGGACCACACGGTCCGGGCCACAG GCAGCGGCAAGGCAAAGGAAGGGGAGCGTGCCGTGTACTGCTCCGTGCACAAGCACGAGCCACTGGTGCTCTTCTGTGACACATGCGACACACTCACCTGCCGTGACTGCCAGCTTAATGCCCACAAGGACCACAA GTACCAGTTTCTGGAGGATGCGGTGAGGAACCAGCGCAAGATGCTGGCGACCCTGGTGAAGCGCCTGGGCGACAAACACGCCAGCCTGCAGCGCTCCACCAAGGAAGTGCGCAACTT CATTCGCCAGGTGACAGACGTACAGAAGCGGGTGCAGGTGGATGTGAAGATGGCCATCCTCCAGATCATGAAGGAGCTCAACAAGCGTGGCAAGGTGCTGGTGAGCGATGCCCAG AGGGTGACGGAGGGGCAGCAGGAGAAGCTGGAGCGGCAGCACTGGGCCATGACCAAGCTGCAGCGGCACCAGGAACACATCCTCCGCTTCGCCTCCTGGGCCCTGGAGAGCGACAacagcactgctctgctgctctccAAGAAGCTG ATCTGCTTCCAGCTCCACCGTGCCCTCAAGATGATCGTGGACCCCGTGGAGCCGCAGGGTGACATGAAGTTCCAGTGGGACCTTAATGCCTGGACCAAGAGCGCCGAGAGCTTTG GCACCATCATCTCAGAGCGGAGCCTCCCCCCGCCATCCCTCAGCCCCCAGCTACCGGCCGCCAGCCCCCGTGGCCCCAGCCCTGTTGCAGGTGCCTTGCAG GGGCCCCTGCAAGCCACAGTTGTGAGCAAAGGGCAGTATGCTCCCagtcccctcctgcagccccccatGGGACCCCAAATCGGAGCTGAGGAGGGGCAGGGGACCCCCGACGTCCCACAGAGCGGTGGGTTGGGGATGCCcaccctgcctcagtttcccctggggacagaggggctgGGCTGCCCCGAACTGTCCCCCCCACACCTTTACCCGCAGACGGCCGAGAGCCCCGAGGACATGGCTGCAGTCACAGAGCTCG CAGCCAACAGCCCCCCTGAAGCTGCTGTCACAGGAGCGAAGAG GAGAGCACATGTTAATCctcctggggaagaggaggaggagaagttcGTTAAGAAGCTGGTCATTAAGCG GAGCCGCCCCGCCGGGGGCCCGGTGAGCACCCTCCTCCGCAAGGTGCCACGGGTCAGCCTGGAGCGGCTGGACCTGGATCTGTCGGGGGCGGCGCAGCCCCCCGTCTTCCGTGTCTTCCCCGGCACTTCGGCCGAGGATTTCAGCCTCATCGTCATCGAGCGGGGGGCACAGCCGCAGCTCCCCACCCCCTTCACTGTCAAG GTGGAGCAGCAGGAGGCGGCCATCGGGGATACCCAGGACACCAAGCCGGTGGGGCTGCTTCCcgagcaccctggggtgctgggaccccccgGAGCCTCGTTGGGGCTGGGAACAGCCCCCCCGGGAGCCCCCACTATCCCCGGGGTCTCCTGTTGCCGTGTCTGCTGCCAGGCTGGTGCCGTGGTGATGTGTGACCTCTGCGAGCGCTGCTACCACCTCGATTGTCACCTCCCTGCCCTCCAGGAGGTCCCCAG CCCCGAGTGGAGGTGTTTGCTGTGCCAGGGCCTGCCACCCCCCAGCGAGGACGTCGCCAACGGCTTTGAGGAGGGGCTGCCCCACAAACTCTGCCCCCAGGACCAGCAG AAATGTGAGTacgtgctgctggagctgctttgCCACGAGCCCTGCCGGCCCCTCCACCGCCTCTCCAGCTCCCTG GAGAACCACGACGCCATCGACCTGACCCTCATTCGTGCCAAGCTGCAGCAGAAGCTCACCCCCTACTACCGCAACCCCCAAGAGTTCGCCCACGATGTCTGGAGGATGATACAGCAATTCAGCCAACTCACCGAGGTGCCGGGTGTCCCCCGGGTGGGTttctggggggctggggggggcttaTCCAGCCCCCCTCCTCAtccctctttcccccccaccGCCTCGTCTCCCCAGGACAAGGCGGATGTTCAGTCCATTCTAGGCTTGCAGCGGTTCTTCGAGGCCCGGCTCAGCGCCGCCTTTGGTGACCGCAAGTTCTCTTCTGCCCTCCTCAAACCCGTCATCCCTCTGGATGAGGCCGAAGGCTCCCTGCCATCCCCCGCCGGTCCTCTGGGGCCCTGA
- the TRIM28 gene encoding transcription intermediary factor 1-beta isoform X2: protein MSGLAVESVDGPVGKRPDSLDLLERCGVCRERLRAEREPRLLPCLHSVCRECLRAAPGPAAAAPPPPDGLVIDCPICKHQCHLKDVVENYFLRDREAETPATSQGSSQCCTSCEDNAPATSYCVECSEPLCETCVEAHQRVKYTKDHTVRATGSGKAKEGERAVYCSVHKHEPLVLFCDTCDTLTCRDCQLNAHKDHKYQFLEDAVRNQRKMLATLVKRLGDKHASLQRSTKEVRNFIRQVTDVQKRVQVDVKMAILQIMKELNKRGKVLVSDAQRVTEGQQEKLERQHWAMTKLQRHQEHILRFASWALESDNSTALLLSKKLICFQLHRALKMIVDPVEPQGDMKFQWDLNAWTKSAESFGTIISERSLPPPSLSPQLPAASPRGPSPVAGALQGPLQATVVSKGQYAPSPLLQPPMGPQIGAEEGQGTPDVPQSGGLGMPTLPQFPLGTEGLGCPELSPPHLYPQTAESPEDMAAVTELAANSPPEAAVTGAKRRAHVNPPGEEEEEKFVKKLVIKRSRPAGGPVSTLLRKVPRVSLERLDLDLSGAAQPPVFRVFPGTSAEDFSLIVIERGAQPQLPTPFTVKVEQQEAAIGDTQDTKPVGLLPEHPGVLGPPGASLGLGTAPPGAPTIPGVSCCRVCCQAGAVVMCDLCERCYHLDCHLPALQEVPSPEWRCLLCQGLPPPSEDVANGFEEGLPHKLCPQDQQKCEYVLLELLCHEPCRPLHRLSSSLENHDAIDLTLIRAKLQQKLTPYYRNPQEFAHDVWRMIQQFSQLTEDKADVQSILGLQRFFEARLSAAFGDRKFSSALLKPVIPLDEAEGSLPSPAGPLGP, encoded by the exons atGTCGGGCCTGGCGGTGGAGTCGGTGGACGGTCCCGTCGGGAAACGACCGGACTCGTTAGATTTGCTGGAGCGTTGCGGTGTCTGCCGGGAGCGGCTGAGGGCCGAGAGAGAACCGCGACTGTTGCCCTGCCTCCACTCCGTTTGCCGGGAGTGCCTGAgggccgcgccgggccccgctgccgccgcccccccaccccccgatgGGCTAG tGATCGACTGCCCCATCTGCAAACACCAATGTCACCTAAAGGATGTCGTGGAGAACTACTTTCTGAGGGACAGAGAGGCTGAGACACCTGCCACCAGCCAGGGGTCGAGTCAG TGTTGCACGAGCTGTGAGGATAACGCGCCGGCCACCAGCTACTGCGTGGAGTGCTCGGAGCCACTCTGTGAGACCTGCGTGGAGGCCCACCAGCGGGTCAAGTACACCAAGGACCACACGGTCCGGGCCACAG GCAGCGGCAAGGCAAAGGAAGGGGAGCGTGCCGTGTACTGCTCCGTGCACAAGCACGAGCCACTGGTGCTCTTCTGTGACACATGCGACACACTCACCTGCCGTGACTGCCAGCTTAATGCCCACAAGGACCACAA GTACCAGTTTCTGGAGGATGCGGTGAGGAACCAGCGCAAGATGCTGGCGACCCTGGTGAAGCGCCTGGGCGACAAACACGCCAGCCTGCAGCGCTCCACCAAGGAAGTGCGCAACTT CATTCGCCAGGTGACAGACGTACAGAAGCGGGTGCAGGTGGATGTGAAGATGGCCATCCTCCAGATCATGAAGGAGCTCAACAAGCGTGGCAAGGTGCTGGTGAGCGATGCCCAG AGGGTGACGGAGGGGCAGCAGGAGAAGCTGGAGCGGCAGCACTGGGCCATGACCAAGCTGCAGCGGCACCAGGAACACATCCTCCGCTTCGCCTCCTGGGCCCTGGAGAGCGACAacagcactgctctgctgctctccAAGAAGCTG ATCTGCTTCCAGCTCCACCGTGCCCTCAAGATGATCGTGGACCCCGTGGAGCCGCAGGGTGACATGAAGTTCCAGTGGGACCTTAATGCCTGGACCAAGAGCGCCGAGAGCTTTG GCACCATCATCTCAGAGCGGAGCCTCCCCCCGCCATCCCTCAGCCCCCAGCTACCGGCCGCCAGCCCCCGTGGCCCCAGCCCTGTTGCAGGTGCCTTGCAG GGGCCCCTGCAAGCCACAGTTGTGAGCAAAGGGCAGTATGCTCCCagtcccctcctgcagccccccatGGGACCCCAAATCGGAGCTGAGGAGGGGCAGGGGACCCCCGACGTCCCACAGAGCGGTGGGTTGGGGATGCCcaccctgcctcagtttcccctggggacagaggggctgGGCTGCCCCGAACTGTCCCCCCCACACCTTTACCCGCAGACGGCCGAGAGCCCCGAGGACATGGCTGCAGTCACAGAGCTCG CAGCCAACAGCCCCCCTGAAGCTGCTGTCACAGGAGCGAAGAG GAGAGCACATGTTAATCctcctggggaagaggaggaggagaagttcGTTAAGAAGCTGGTCATTAAGCG GAGCCGCCCCGCCGGGGGCCCGGTGAGCACCCTCCTCCGCAAGGTGCCACGGGTCAGCCTGGAGCGGCTGGACCTGGATCTGTCGGGGGCGGCGCAGCCCCCCGTCTTCCGTGTCTTCCCCGGCACTTCGGCCGAGGATTTCAGCCTCATCGTCATCGAGCGGGGGGCACAGCCGCAGCTCCCCACCCCCTTCACTGTCAAG GTGGAGCAGCAGGAGGCGGCCATCGGGGATACCCAGGACACCAAGCCGGTGGGGCTGCTTCCcgagcaccctggggtgctgggaccccccgGAGCCTCGTTGGGGCTGGGAACAGCCCCCCCGGGAGCCCCCACTATCCCCGGGGTCTCCTGTTGCCGTGTCTGCTGCCAGGCTGGTGCCGTGGTGATGTGTGACCTCTGCGAGCGCTGCTACCACCTCGATTGTCACCTCCCTGCCCTCCAGGAGGTCCCCAG CCCCGAGTGGAGGTGTTTGCTGTGCCAGGGCCTGCCACCCCCCAGCGAGGACGTCGCCAACGGCTTTGAGGAGGGGCTGCCCCACAAACTCTGCCCCCAGGACCAGCAG AAATGTGAGTacgtgctgctggagctgctttgCCACGAGCCCTGCCGGCCCCTCCACCGCCTCTCCAGCTCCCTG GAGAACCACGACGCCATCGACCTGACCCTCATTCGTGCCAAGCTGCAGCAGAAGCTCACCCCCTACTACCGCAACCCCCAAGAGTTCGCCCACGATGTCTGGAGGATGATACAGCAATTCAGCCAACTCACCGAG GACAAGGCGGATGTTCAGTCCATTCTAGGCTTGCAGCGGTTCTTCGAGGCCCGGCTCAGCGCCGCCTTTGGTGACCGCAAGTTCTCTTCTGCCCTCCTCAAACCCGTCATCCCTCTGGATGAGGCCGAAGGCTCCCTGCCATCCCCCGCCGGTCCTCTGGGGCCCTGA
- the TRIM28 gene encoding transcription intermediary factor 1-beta isoform X3, with amino-acid sequence MSGLAVESVDGPVGKRPDSLDLLERCGVCRERLRAEREPRLLPCLHSVCRECLRAAPGPAAAAPPPPDGLVIDCPICKHQCHLKDVVENYFLRDREAETPATSQGSSQCCTSCEDNAPATSYCVECSEPLCETCVEAHQRVKYTKDHTVRATGSGKAKEGERAVYCSVHKHEPLVLFCDTCDTLTCRDCQLNAHKDHKYQFLEDAVRNQRKMLATLVKRLGDKHASLQRSTKEVRNFIRQVTDVQKRVQVDVKMAILQIMKELNKRGKVLVSDAQRVTEGQQEKLERQHWAMTKLQRHQEHILRFASWALESDNSTALLLSKKLICFQLHRALKMIVDPVEPQGDMKFQWDLNAWTKSAESFGTIISERSLPPPSLSPQLPAASPRGPSPVAGALQGPLQATVVSKGQYAPSPLLQPPMGPQIGAEEGQGTPDVPQSGGLGMPTLPQFPLGTEGLGCPELSPPHLYPQTAESPEDMAAVTELANSPPEAAVTGAKRRAHVNPPGEEEEEKFVKKLVIKRSRPAGGPVSTLLRKVPRVSLERLDLDLSGAAQPPVFRVFPGTSAEDFSLIVIERGAQPQLPTPFTVKVEQQEAAIGDTQDTKPVGLLPEHPGVLGPPGASLGLGTAPPGAPTIPGVSCCRVCCQAGAVVMCDLCERCYHLDCHLPALQEVPSPEWRCLLCQGLPPPSEDVANGFEEGLPHKLCPQDQQKCEYVLLELLCHEPCRPLHRLSSSLENHDAIDLTLIRAKLQQKLTPYYRNPQEFAHDVWRMIQQFSQLTEDKADVQSILGLQRFFEARLSAAFGDRKFSSALLKPVIPLDEAEGSLPSPAGPLGP; translated from the exons atGTCGGGCCTGGCGGTGGAGTCGGTGGACGGTCCCGTCGGGAAACGACCGGACTCGTTAGATTTGCTGGAGCGTTGCGGTGTCTGCCGGGAGCGGCTGAGGGCCGAGAGAGAACCGCGACTGTTGCCCTGCCTCCACTCCGTTTGCCGGGAGTGCCTGAgggccgcgccgggccccgctgccgccgcccccccaccccccgatgGGCTAG tGATCGACTGCCCCATCTGCAAACACCAATGTCACCTAAAGGATGTCGTGGAGAACTACTTTCTGAGGGACAGAGAGGCTGAGACACCTGCCACCAGCCAGGGGTCGAGTCAG TGTTGCACGAGCTGTGAGGATAACGCGCCGGCCACCAGCTACTGCGTGGAGTGCTCGGAGCCACTCTGTGAGACCTGCGTGGAGGCCCACCAGCGGGTCAAGTACACCAAGGACCACACGGTCCGGGCCACAG GCAGCGGCAAGGCAAAGGAAGGGGAGCGTGCCGTGTACTGCTCCGTGCACAAGCACGAGCCACTGGTGCTCTTCTGTGACACATGCGACACACTCACCTGCCGTGACTGCCAGCTTAATGCCCACAAGGACCACAA GTACCAGTTTCTGGAGGATGCGGTGAGGAACCAGCGCAAGATGCTGGCGACCCTGGTGAAGCGCCTGGGCGACAAACACGCCAGCCTGCAGCGCTCCACCAAGGAAGTGCGCAACTT CATTCGCCAGGTGACAGACGTACAGAAGCGGGTGCAGGTGGATGTGAAGATGGCCATCCTCCAGATCATGAAGGAGCTCAACAAGCGTGGCAAGGTGCTGGTGAGCGATGCCCAG AGGGTGACGGAGGGGCAGCAGGAGAAGCTGGAGCGGCAGCACTGGGCCATGACCAAGCTGCAGCGGCACCAGGAACACATCCTCCGCTTCGCCTCCTGGGCCCTGGAGAGCGACAacagcactgctctgctgctctccAAGAAGCTG ATCTGCTTCCAGCTCCACCGTGCCCTCAAGATGATCGTGGACCCCGTGGAGCCGCAGGGTGACATGAAGTTCCAGTGGGACCTTAATGCCTGGACCAAGAGCGCCGAGAGCTTTG GCACCATCATCTCAGAGCGGAGCCTCCCCCCGCCATCCCTCAGCCCCCAGCTACCGGCCGCCAGCCCCCGTGGCCCCAGCCCTGTTGCAGGTGCCTTGCAG GGGCCCCTGCAAGCCACAGTTGTGAGCAAAGGGCAGTATGCTCCCagtcccctcctgcagccccccatGGGACCCCAAATCGGAGCTGAGGAGGGGCAGGGGACCCCCGACGTCCCACAGAGCGGTGGGTTGGGGATGCCcaccctgcctcagtttcccctggggacagaggggctgGGCTGCCCCGAACTGTCCCCCCCACACCTTTACCCGCAGACGGCCGAGAGCCCCGAGGACATGGCTGCAGTCACAGAGCTCG CCAACAGCCCCCCTGAAGCTGCTGTCACAGGAGCGAAGAG GAGAGCACATGTTAATCctcctggggaagaggaggaggagaagttcGTTAAGAAGCTGGTCATTAAGCG GAGCCGCCCCGCCGGGGGCCCGGTGAGCACCCTCCTCCGCAAGGTGCCACGGGTCAGCCTGGAGCGGCTGGACCTGGATCTGTCGGGGGCGGCGCAGCCCCCCGTCTTCCGTGTCTTCCCCGGCACTTCGGCCGAGGATTTCAGCCTCATCGTCATCGAGCGGGGGGCACAGCCGCAGCTCCCCACCCCCTTCACTGTCAAG GTGGAGCAGCAGGAGGCGGCCATCGGGGATACCCAGGACACCAAGCCGGTGGGGCTGCTTCCcgagcaccctggggtgctgggaccccccgGAGCCTCGTTGGGGCTGGGAACAGCCCCCCCGGGAGCCCCCACTATCCCCGGGGTCTCCTGTTGCCGTGTCTGCTGCCAGGCTGGTGCCGTGGTGATGTGTGACCTCTGCGAGCGCTGCTACCACCTCGATTGTCACCTCCCTGCCCTCCAGGAGGTCCCCAG CCCCGAGTGGAGGTGTTTGCTGTGCCAGGGCCTGCCACCCCCCAGCGAGGACGTCGCCAACGGCTTTGAGGAGGGGCTGCCCCACAAACTCTGCCCCCAGGACCAGCAG AAATGTGAGTacgtgctgctggagctgctttgCCACGAGCCCTGCCGGCCCCTCCACCGCCTCTCCAGCTCCCTG GAGAACCACGACGCCATCGACCTGACCCTCATTCGTGCCAAGCTGCAGCAGAAGCTCACCCCCTACTACCGCAACCCCCAAGAGTTCGCCCACGATGTCTGGAGGATGATACAGCAATTCAGCCAACTCACCGAG GACAAGGCGGATGTTCAGTCCATTCTAGGCTTGCAGCGGTTCTTCGAGGCCCGGCTCAGCGCCGCCTTTGGTGACCGCAAGTTCTCTTCTGCCCTCCTCAAACCCGTCATCCCTCTGGATGAGGCCGAAGGCTCCCTGCCATCCCCCGCCGGTCCTCTGGGGCCCTGA